Proteins from a single region of Gemmatimonas sp. UBA7669:
- a CDS encoding Stp1/IreP family PP2C-type Ser/Thr phosphatase — MKPADAIRRTNDQWRVAALGRQRQYHAAAATDVGCVRSINEDAVALRVDSRADDLQGLAVVCDGMGGHEAGEVAASLAVDTIVQTVQRAVEERQQTWPATLVEALQAANARIREASRKQPSQQGMGSTCCAVALVDGAVWCAHVGDTRCYLLRDGDLLVMTQDHSAVMHMVRQGLLSTDDARQHPDRNVISRALGSQDAVAVTAWTHPVALRHGDRLLLCTDGLYDLVAHDALSRVLAAAVPTAERAAQLVARAREAGGHDNISVVIIDVVDEGVTP, encoded by the coding sequence ATGAAGCCGGCTGACGCCATCCGGCGCACCAACGACCAATGGCGAGTGGCGGCCCTCGGGCGGCAGCGGCAGTATCACGCCGCGGCCGCCACCGACGTGGGCTGCGTGCGCAGCATCAACGAAGACGCGGTCGCGCTGCGCGTGGACAGCCGAGCCGATGACCTGCAGGGGCTGGCGGTGGTGTGCGACGGCATGGGAGGACATGAGGCCGGCGAAGTGGCCGCGTCGCTCGCTGTCGATACCATCGTGCAGACGGTGCAGCGCGCGGTCGAAGAACGGCAGCAGACCTGGCCCGCCACGCTCGTCGAGGCGCTACAGGCCGCCAATGCACGCATTCGCGAGGCCAGTCGCAAACAGCCCTCGCAACAGGGCATGGGCAGCACCTGCTGCGCGGTGGCGCTGGTGGATGGTGCGGTCTGGTGCGCACATGTGGGTGATACGCGCTGCTACCTGCTGCGTGATGGCGACCTGCTGGTCATGACGCAGGACCACTCCGCGGTCATGCATATGGTGCGTCAGGGGCTGTTGTCCACCGATGACGCGCGCCAGCATCCCGACCGCAATGTCATCTCGCGCGCGCTCGGCAGTCAGGATGCAGTGGCCGTGACGGCCTGGACACATCCCGTGGCGCTGCGCCACGGCGATCGGTTGCTGCTGTGCACCGATGGCCTGTACGATCTGGTCGCGCACGACGCACTCAGCCGTGTGTTGGCGGCGGCGGTCCCGACGGCGGAGCGCGCCGCACAGCTCGTCGCCCGGGCGCGCGAGGCCGGGGGGCACGACAACATCTCCGTGGTCATCATCGATGTCGTCGACGAGGGCGTCACGCCATGA
- a CDS encoding serine/threonine-protein kinase yields MIDRVVGNYQIVQRLGDGGMGTVYRAVDRLLERDVAIKVLRPELGHREDLVDRFLSEARALARLNHPHIAILHGLERHDGELHMVMEFVRGETLEQLVERSGALPWTRVVAWCMEALDALDHAHDMGVVHRDIKPANIMVSSAGVVKVMDFGIARLRGQHRRTQTGHTVGTPLYMAPEQLRGEEVDARTDVYAMGAVLFELVTGRVPFEADSDYALILRKLQDTPPPLQSLVPGTPAVLNDIVQRAMQHEPDARFPTAQAFSEALERVRAEYTVASGHTPPASGTAAAAAPLVSTSAAASRPGLLARIPLSALLAACAVLAAGVGYLAIAPAPARSVDGASLDEGSATATRTLVDPDPRALMPQRDITGRLIGEGSGAVTTPLPPPRSEPPPPVRGGEQTPPSRTAPVRPPTKPPVAVPDPTPAPTPVESAVTGERESTRLASREAPTLSAAESAVRIRGAVSDAVGVLGTRDGAARLLRGDARDAWLALASEQRISASVNGDADVALNGNEATAVMPLTVTVRSPFGANRRQSARAQAELSLRNGTWHVTSVRLLDAVTLR; encoded by the coding sequence ATGATCGACCGGGTGGTCGGCAACTACCAGATCGTGCAACGACTGGGAGACGGTGGCATGGGTACCGTGTACCGTGCGGTCGACCGTCTGCTCGAACGCGACGTGGCCATCAAGGTGCTGCGTCCGGAACTGGGCCACCGCGAGGATCTCGTCGACCGCTTTCTCAGTGAGGCCCGCGCGCTGGCTCGTCTCAATCATCCGCACATTGCCATCCTGCACGGCCTTGAACGACATGACGGCGAGCTGCACATGGTCATGGAGTTCGTGCGCGGCGAAACCCTCGAGCAGCTCGTCGAGCGCAGTGGGGCCTTGCCGTGGACGCGTGTGGTGGCGTGGTGCATGGAGGCGCTCGATGCCCTCGATCATGCACACGACATGGGTGTTGTGCACCGCGATATCAAGCCGGCCAACATCATGGTCTCGAGCGCGGGCGTGGTGAAGGTCATGGACTTCGGCATTGCGCGCCTCCGTGGCCAGCATCGTCGCACGCAAACGGGACATACCGTCGGTACGCCTCTCTACATGGCGCCCGAGCAATTGCGTGGTGAAGAGGTGGATGCCCGCACGGATGTGTATGCCATGGGCGCAGTGTTGTTCGAACTGGTCACCGGCCGTGTGCCGTTCGAGGCCGATTCCGACTATGCGCTGATCCTGCGCAAGCTGCAGGACACACCGCCGCCGTTGCAGAGTCTGGTGCCTGGCACACCGGCCGTGCTCAATGACATCGTGCAGCGTGCCATGCAGCATGAACCCGATGCCCGCTTCCCCACGGCACAGGCGTTCAGCGAAGCACTTGAGCGCGTGCGAGCGGAGTACACGGTCGCATCAGGGCATACACCGCCTGCGTCAGGCACTGCGGCGGCGGCCGCACCGCTGGTGTCGACGAGTGCGGCGGCTTCACGACCGGGCCTGCTGGCCCGCATCCCTTTGTCCGCGCTCCTCGCAGCCTGTGCCGTCCTCGCGGCTGGTGTGGGCTATCTGGCCATCGCACCAGCTCCAGCTCGATCAGTCGATGGCGCATCGCTAGACGAGGGCAGCGCCACCGCAACGCGCACGCTCGTCGACCCAGACCCGCGGGCCCTCATGCCGCAGCGCGACATCACCGGTCGACTCATTGGCGAGGGGTCGGGCGCCGTGACTACGCCGTTGCCGCCACCACGCAGCGAACCGCCGCCCCCGGTGCGTGGCGGAGAGCAGACGCCGCCATCGCGCACCGCACCGGTTCGACCGCCAACGAAGCCACCAGTGGCGGTGCCAGACCCGACACCGGCCCCAACGCCGGTGGAATCCGCGGTGACGGGGGAGCGTGAGTCGACCCGATTGGCGTCGCGTGAGGCCCCCACGTTGTCGGCCGCCGAATCGGCGGTGCGCATTCGCGGCGCGGTCAGTGATGCGGTGGGCGTGCTTGGCACGCGCGATGGCGCGGCGCGTCTGCTGCGTGGCGATGCGAGAGACGCATGGCTGGCGCTCGCCAGTGAACAACGGATCAGCGCGAGTGTGAATGGCGACGCCGACGTGGCGCTGAACGGCAACGAGGCCACTGCCGTCATGCCACTCACCGTCACGGTGCGCTCACCCTTCGGTGCCAACCGACGGCAGAGCGCACGCGCACAGGCCGAGCTCTCGCTGCGCAACGGCACCTGGCACGTGACCAGCGTACGACTCCTGGATGCCGTAACGCTGCGCTGA